Proteins from a genomic interval of Trifolium pratense cultivar HEN17-A07 linkage group LG6, ARS_RC_1.1, whole genome shotgun sequence:
- the LOC123892297 gene encoding uncharacterized protein LOC123892297, which yields MDFTFTATIPSPTKQQLPPEPPDKGGKGVQHKLKEGSSTVSFRDKVLGSQTVMIREKVDLLATNQAQVELIHGNRLMPMLHVERTVIEELSIPWKDALVVKLLGKNLGYGTMKQKLESVWRLAGAFELMHVGNAFYMVKFDSAEDKNKVISGGPWMIYDHYLAVRHWSPTFNANTAKIDKTMVWIRIPSLNLLYYDESVLWALASMVGAPVKVDLHTLRVDRGRFARMCVEIDLTQPVVGHVGINGEWYKVQYEGLHIICTQCGCYGHILKDCTQKKIIPSMEATQIEGEKVHNTAAAGQNHKPDSAEKMHTVVQPNLEVNPELLHGDWIKVERRKKGNKINSRGSSGNQKGTVPVSKSGTTSMENVKSMNGQVGETINVGIGQKQKARFKKKRPRHDNIGISNNGSITSQKNNNPFNVGVYDDGGAQGKNFQRALTNFCRNNKVDMVQEKNVDPWLLTVVYASPREQERGETWNKLRQLAANINEPWLMVGDFNEIASPEEKKGGAQSDHHPIIVLTEGEPNNDRDRPFRFEAAWFCHAEFHSFLKDKWGGGSELIDQLYNLTPRLKEWNKDTFGNIFKRKKELLARLNGIQSSPNYGYSNFLDSLEKELQEQLAVTLYQEECLWFQKSRGRWITDDDRNTKYYHSKTIVRRRRNKIISLRNEEGEWVDEQDSLKNMVRTFYTNLYKEDQPIRDSIISWSTYPVNLEAEHLRLSAPISFVDCKKALFDTGPHKAPREDGYPAIFFQYCWDIVGESLYKYVNQVWSNPSLISYINNTMLVLIPKVDRPEFVSQFRPIALCNVTYKIITKVIVNRIKPLLDGIISPYQSSFIPGRTIHHNIIVAQEMVHSMAKMKGKKMFMSIKIDLEKAYDRLNWNFVEQCLAESKFPPKLINIIHHCITTPSFKILWNGEKTDMFSPTRGIHQGDPLSPYLFVICMDRLSHIIADQVEASYWKPMRAGRSGPHISHLLFAEASIEQAHCDDILQHTGFTHVNSLGKYLGANIAPGRTRGKFQHIIGKLQNKLSGWKHQCLSLAGRLTLTKSVLSSIPYYHMQYAKIPKTMCDEMEKIQRGFLWGDTEQKRKPHLINWDVCCLAKKDGGLGIRNPHQMNIAFLMKILWNIINRPEDLWCKVLYSKYGRNKDLRVSINSQPCDSPLWKALTGIWDQFQQFTVLQLGDGNHTNFWMDRWVPDGSSLMTRATNQLIDSTLVVKDVLTDEGNWDLNFLNDNLPTNIVNQLVALPAPRDTYGPDSIGWKGTNTRHFTVQSAYDLQRENVHHIEGDWTGIWNWKGPHRIQTFMWDWCFKNLSNEYGAQKEGWTSIFMVACWYMWKWRNKSIFDENFRRPSNHIHVILKMARDIDSCKHNHISRGQRKKDTIFIGWKHPPEGWIKLNCDGAYKESVDLAGCGGLLRDSNGQWIQGYTQKIGSCDALHAEMWGMYTGLNLARRQGVTHLIVESDSKVLIDMVTRRCNFNGATPILIRRIQELINLDWHIQFKHTWREGNRSADWLANHSLSHSSFDVISLESPPRELQSILFDDFSGACMPRNVCLVP from the exons ATGGATTTCACTTTTACGGCAACAATACCATCTCCGACGAAACAACAACTACCGCCTGAACCGCCAGACAAAGGTGGAAAGGGTGTTCAACATAAATTAAAAGAAGGCAGCAGCACTGTATCTTTTAGAGATAAGGTGTTGGGATCTCAAACTGTGATGATAAGGGAAAAAGTTGATCTCTTAGCAACAAATCAAGCCCAGGTTGAATTGATACATGGGAATAGGTTGATGCCAATGTTACATGTGGAAAGAACTGTTATAGAAGAACTTAGCATACCTTGGAAAGATGCCCTTGTGGTAAAACTCCTTGGAAAGAATCTGGGATATGGAACAATGAAACAAAAACTAGAGAGTGTTTGGAGGCTTGCTGGTGCATTCGAGTTAATGCATGTAGGCAATGCTTTCTATATGGTTAAATTTGATAGCGCAGAAGACAAAAATAAAGTCATTAGTGGGGGTCCTTGGATGATTTACGATCATTATTTAGCTGTTCGTCATTGGTCACCAACATTCAACGCAAACACGGCAAAGATTGATAAAACTATGGTGTGGATAAGGATCCCGAGTTTGAATTTGTTATACTATGACGAAAGCGTGTTGTGGGCATTGGCATCTATGGTCGGTGCACCAGTCAAAGTGGATTTACATACTCTGAGAGTGGATCGGGGAAGATTCGCTAGGATGTGTGTAGAGATTGATTTAACGCAGCCAGTGGTTGGTCATGTGGGAATAAACGGCGAATGGTACAAAGTCCAGTACGAGGGTCTACACATCATATGCACTCAATGTGGATGTTACGGGCATATTCTAAAGGACTGTACCcagaaaaaaattattccttCCATGGAAGCAACGCAGATTGAAGGTGAAAAGGTCCACAACACAGCTGCAGCAGGCCAGAATCACAAGCCAGATTCAGCGGAGAAGATGCATACAGTGGTGCAGCCCAATTTGGAAGTTAACCCAGAATTACTGCATGGAGATTGGATTAaagttgaaagaagaaaaaaaggaaacaaaataaACTCTCGCGGATCTTCAGGAAACCAAAAAGGAACGGTGCCGGTTTCTAAGTCTGGAACAACATctatggaaaatgttaaaagCATGAACGGCCAAGTTGGAGAAACAATTAATGTTGGGAttggtcaaaaacaaaaagcaagGTTTAAAAAAAAGAGGCCAAGACATGATAATATTGGTATAAGTAATAATGGGTCCATTACTAGTCAAAAGAATAATAACCCATTTAATGTTGGAGTTTATGATGACGG AGGTGCTCAAGGGAAGAATTTTCAACGAGCACTTACTAATTTTTGCAGGAATAACAAAGTTGATATG GTTCAggaaaaaaatgtggacccctGGTTGCTTACTGTGGTTTATGCTAGTCCGCGGGAGCAGGAGAGAGGTGAAACATGGAATAAGCTTCGTCAACTCGCGGCTAATATCAATGAACCATGGCTTATGGTTGGTGACTTTAATGAGATAGCCAGtccagaagaaaaaaaaggtggTGCTCAG TCAGATCACCATCCTATTATTGTCCTTACTGAAGGTGAGCCTAATAATGACAGAGATCGCCCTTTCCGGTTTGAGGCAGCTTGGTTTTGTCATGCGGAATTTCATTCGTTTCTCAAAGACAAGTGGGGGGGAGGAAGTGAGTTGATTGACCAACTCTACAATCTCACACCTCGTCTCAAAGAATGGAATAAAGATACTTTTGGCAAcatcttcaaaagaaaaaaggaattaCTAGCGAGACTAAATGGAATTCAAAGTAGTCCTAATTATGGTTATAGTAATTTCCTTGATTCTCTTGAGAAGGAACTTCAGGAACAACTAGCGGTTACTCTATACCAAGAGGAGTGTCTTTGGTTTCAGAAATCTAGAGGTCGTTGGATTACAGATGATGATCGTAACACCAAGTACTATCATTCTAAAACTATTGTTAGACGAAGAAGGAACAAAATCATTTCCCTCAGAAACGAGGAGGGAGAGTGGGTTGACGAGCAAGATAGCCTCAAAAACATGGTAAGAACTTTCTATACTAATCTTTACAAAGAGGATCAACCTATTCGTGATTCAATCATATCTTGGTCTACTTACCCGGTGAATTTGGAAGCTGAGCATCTTCGTTTGAGTGCTCCTATTAGCTttgttgattgtaaaaaagcTCTTTTCGACACGGGGCCTCACAAAGCTCCAAGAGAGGATGGTTACCCTGCTATTTTTTTCCAATATTGTTGGGACATCGTTGGGGAATCTCTTTACAAGTATGTTAATCAGGTTTGGTCTAACCCTTCGCTTATTTCTTATATAAATAACACTATGCTTGTTTTGATTCCTAAAGTAGATAGACCAGAGTTTGTTTCTCAATTTCGTCCGATTGCTTTATGCAATGTGACTTATAAAATCATCACAAAGGTGATTGTCAACAGAATCAAGCCTTTATTGGATGGTATCATTTCTCCCTACCAATCGAGCTTCATTCCTGGTCGCACAATTCACCATAATATTATTGTGGCCCAAGAAATGGTGCATTCGATGGCCAAGATGAAAGGTAAAAAAATGTTCATGTCAATTAAAATTGATCTAGAGAAAGCCTATGACAGACTAAATTGGAATTTTGTTGAGCAATGTTTGGCGGAAAGCAAGTTTCCTCCTAAACTCATTAATATTATTCACCATTGTATCACCACTccttcttttaaaattttgtggAATGGGGAAAAGACTGACATGTTCTCTCCTACGAGAGGAATACATCAGGGTGACCCCTTATCCCCTTATTTATTTGTCATATGTATGGATCGCCTTTCTCATATTATTGCAGATCAGGTGGAAGCTAGTTATTGGAAACCTATGCGTGCAGGTAGGTCTGGTCCTCATATTTCTCATCTTCTTTTTGCAGAGGCTTCCATTGAGCAAGCTCATTGT GATGATATACTTCAGCATACTGGATTCACTCATGTGAATAGTTTGGGGAAGTATTTGGGGGCGAACATTGCTCCTGGCAGAACAAGAGGGAAATTTCAACATATTATTGGGAAACTGCAAAACAAGCTTAGTGGGTGGAAACATCAATGTTTGAGTTTGGCTGGAAGACTTACACTGACAAAATCAGTTCTTAGCTCTATCCCTTACTATCATATGCAATACGCTAAGATTCCAAAGACTATGTGTGATGAAATGGAAAAAATTCAGCGTGGTTTTTTATGGGGTGACACTGAACAAAAGCGTAAACCTCACTTGATCAATTGGGATGTGTGTTGTTTGGCTAAGAAGGATGGGGGATTGGGAATAAGGAATCCTCACCAAATGAACATAGCTTTCCTCATGAAGATACTCTGGAATATCATTAATAGGCCAGAGGATTTATGGTGTAAGGTCCTATATAGCAAGTATGGCCGTAATAAGGACCTTCGGGTTTCTATAAATTCTCAACCTTGTGACTCGCCCCTATGGAAAGCCTTAACAGGTATTTGGGATCAATTCCAACAGTTTACGGTTTTACAGTTAGGGGATGGTAATCACACTAACTTTTGGATGGATAGATGGGTGCCTGATGGATCTTCTCTCATGACGAGGGCTACCAACCAACTGATTGATTCGACTCTTGTTGTAAAAGATGTTTTAACAGATGAAGGAAACTGGGATCTTAATTTCTTGAATGATAATTTGCCAACCAACATCGTGAACCAATTGGTTGCCCTTCCTGCACCTAGAGACACATATGGGCCAGACTCTATAGGATGGAAAGGCACAAATACTCGACATTTTACTGTTCAGAGTGCTTATGATTTGCAACGGGAGAATGTTCACCATATAGAAGGGGACTGGACAGGGATTTGGAATTGGAAAGGACCACACAGAATTCAAACTTTTATGTG GGACTGGTGCTTCAAGAATCTTAGCAACGAGTATGGAGCGCAAAAAGAAGGGTGGACATCCATTTTCATGGTGGCATGCTGGTATATGTGGAAGTGGCGAAACAAATCAATTTTCGATGAAAACTTTCGACGACCATCAAATCATATTCATGTGATCCTCAAGATGGCTAGAGATATTGACAGTTGCAAGCATAATCATATTAGTAGAGGGCAACGAAAAAAGGACACCATTTTCATTGGTTGGAAGCACCCACCTGAAGGTTGGATAAAGCTTAATTGTGACGGGGCTTATAAAGAGTCAGTAGATCTTGCAGGGTGTGGCGGTTTACTTCGAGACTCAAATGGTCAATGGATTCAGGGATACACACAAAAGATTGGTTCATGTGATGCTCTACATGCTGAAATGTGGGGTATGTATACGGGACTGAATTTGGCTCGAAGACAAGGAGTTACTCATCTCATTGTGGAAAGTGACTCCAAAGTATTAATTGACATGGTTACAAGGAGATGCAATTTTAATGGGGCCACCCCCATATTGATCCGTAGAATCCAGGAGCTCATAAACTTAGATTGGCACATCCAGTTTAAGCATACGTGGCGAGAAGGCAACAGAAGCGCTGATTGGCTAGCTAATCATAGTTTATCACATAGTTCTTTTGATGTAATATCTTTGGAGAGTCCTCCTAGAGAGCTCCAGAGTATCCTCTTTGATGATTTTTCCGGGGCTTGCATGCCTAGGAATGTGTGTTTAGTtccttaa